In one Nicotiana tomentosiformis chromosome 6, ASM39032v3, whole genome shotgun sequence genomic region, the following are encoded:
- the LOC138893653 gene encoding uncharacterized protein, which yields MRNIKEARFLRPMRSDPNQRDPNLWCEYHGMNGHRTGDGRHLREEVAKLLNNGYLREFSSDRAKNNYGRNRENVEPSKAGEEPPRQTINMIFGGNEITGVTFSAAKKTRVSITHSKRLREDDITFTDEDADELLLLHNDALVISLNVLDLKIKRVLVDLGSLANIIQWRVLEQAKLTGSNIAATKLLAGFNLASVTTRGEILLLTNAEGVIKQLSSR from the coding sequence ATGAGAAATATTAAAGAAGCGCGATTCCTGAGACCTATGAGATCTGATCCcaaccagagggatcccaacttatggtgtgaatatcatgggatgAATGGCCATCGAACAGGGGACGGCCGACACCTCCGGGAGGAGGTGGCAAAACTATTGAACAATGGTTACCTCAGAGAATTCtcgagtgaccgagctaagaacaattatggccgTAACAGAGAAAATGTGGAAccttcgaaagcaggagaagaacccccacgccaaacgatcaatatgatcttcggagggaatgagattaccggggtcaccttttcggcagcgaAAAAGACAAgagtatcaataactcatagtaaaagactccgtgaagacgatatcactttcacggatgAGGATGCAGACGAACTGCTGTTACtacacaatgacgcactggtaatttctttaaatgtgttagatttaaagattaaacgtgttctagtagATCTAGGAAGtttggctaatatcatacaatggagagtattggagcaagctaaactcaccggaagcaatATTGcggcaacaaagctcctcgctggattcaaccttgcgagcgtgacAACACGGGGAGAGATTTTGCTGCTCACAAACGCTGAAGGAGTAATAAAACAACTCTCTTCGAGGTAG